In a genomic window of Temperatibacter marinus:
- a CDS encoding GNAT family N-acetyltransferase: MRIEIIPYTSDYRNDFAQINLEWLTQFFRVEEVDETVLNDPEQHILDKGGEIYFAQLDQQSIVGAISLKHQGNGLYELSKMGVTPAAQGLGAGALMIKHVIKRFHELKGRTLYLESNDILRAAIYLYEKHGFHHKPFPFDSHFERANVYMEYENDSPTPVNISPVETAGEIALVKGFFRDYALWLESQTGLSLEFQGFSEEMATFPSKYRCLLLAYQNKKPVGAVALLDHDPTICEMKRLWVKPNVQKSGIGKALSICIMNRAKNYGYHTMRLDSLKRLAPAVRLYQSLGFKECDPYNENPEDDVTYMSKKL; this comes from the coding sequence ATGCGTATAGAAATTATCCCTTACACATCAGACTATAGAAATGATTTTGCCCAGATCAATTTAGAATGGCTCACTCAATTTTTTCGTGTTGAAGAAGTTGATGAAACTGTCTTAAATGATCCTGAACAGCATATTCTCGATAAGGGTGGAGAGATTTATTTTGCCCAACTCGATCAGCAGTCTATCGTTGGCGCAATCTCTCTTAAGCACCAAGGAAATGGCCTCTATGAGCTCTCTAAGATGGGCGTTACACCTGCCGCACAAGGATTAGGGGCTGGTGCTCTTATGATCAAGCATGTGATAAAACGCTTTCATGAATTAAAAGGCCGCACTCTCTATCTTGAGAGCAATGACATTTTACGGGCAGCAATCTATCTTTATGAAAAGCATGGGTTTCATCATAAACCCTTCCCGTTCGACAGCCACTTCGAACGAGCAAATGTGTATATGGAATATGAAAACGATTCACCAACGCCTGTTAACATTAGCCCTGTAGAAACAGCTGGAGAAATTGCACTCGTGAAAGGGTTTTTCAGGGATTATGCTCTCTGGCTTGAAAGTCAAACGGGTCTTTCTCTAGAATTTCAGGGCTTTTCAGAGGAAATGGCAACCTTTCCATCAAAATACCGCTGTTTACTGCTTGCTTATCAAAACAAAAAACCGGTCGGGGCTGTGGCCCTCCTTGATCATGATCCTACCATTTGTGAGATGAAGAGATTGTGGGTTAAACCAAATGTACAAAAATCGGGTATTGGAAAAGCTTTAAGTATTTGTATTATGAACAGGGCAAAAAATTACGGGTATCATACAATGCGCCTGGACAGTCTCAAGCGCCTTGCTCCTGCCGTAAGGCTCTATCAGTCTCTCGGCTTTAAGGAATGTGATCCCTATAATGAAAACCCGGAAGATGATGTAACCTATATGAGCAAAAAATTGTAG
- a CDS encoding SH3 domain-containing protein, with amino-acid sequence MDFSLKNCFQINIAVIFTFFSLFIASNPSHAQERGASGYPLPRFVSIAHNVANMRTGPSTDYPIKWVYHRKYYPLEVIDEYGPWRKVRDLDGTVGWMHTQVLSGRRTVLITKDGHSLTKEPILGSEKAIIADKGVIGRILSCATSWCRLEIDNVKAWAKTSTLYGVYPNEVID; translated from the coding sequence ATGGATTTTTCTTTAAAAAATTGCTTCCAAATAAATATCGCTGTCATTTTTACATTTTTCAGTCTGTTTATTGCTTCTAATCCAAGTCACGCACAAGAAAGAGGCGCTTCTGGATACCCTCTTCCTCGATTCGTCTCCATAGCCCATAATGTGGCCAATATGAGAACGGGCCCTAGCACGGACTATCCAATCAAATGGGTCTATCATCGTAAATATTACCCGCTCGAAGTGATTGACGAGTATGGACCATGGAGAAAAGTTCGCGACTTAGACGGAACCGTTGGGTGGATGCATACACAGGTCTTGTCAGGGAGAAGAACAGTATTGATCACTAAAGATGGGCATAGCTTGACCAAAGAACCCATACTAGGCAGCGAAAAAGCTATAATTGCCGATAAGGGCGTTATCGGTCGCATCCTCTCATGTGCCACTTCTTGGTGCCGTCTTGAGATTGACAATGTAAAAGCATGGGCCAAAACTTCGACTTTGTACGGCGTCTATCCAAACGAAGTCATTGATTAG
- a CDS encoding 2-hydroxyacid dehydrogenase — protein sequence MNSSLQRPKVIVTRRLPDVVETRMAELFDVTLNLTDTPYTREQLIEAVQTADVLVPTVTDKIDRQVIEAAGPQLKLIANFGAGTNHIDMKAIGEKKIPVTNTPGVLTNDTADLALSLLLAVPRRILEGEKILREGKWTGWTPTFLMGQRLQGKRLGIVGMGRIGQAVAKRAKAFDIAVHYHNRSRLPQEIEADLEATFWADLDQMIGRMDFISINCPLTEETHHLFNRERLKKLQSHAILINTARGEIIDEEALADMLEMKRIAGAGLDVFEQEPEINPKLLELDNVVLLPHMGSATIEGRQAMGDKVLINIQSFMDGHRSPDRVIPE from the coding sequence ATGAATTCTTCACTTCAAAGACCAAAAGTTATTGTAACAAGAAGACTGCCTGATGTTGTTGAAACGCGCATGGCGGAACTTTTTGATGTGACTTTGAATTTAACGGATACACCCTATACTCGAGAGCAGTTGATTGAGGCCGTTCAGACTGCGGATGTTCTAGTTCCGACAGTTACGGATAAAATCGATAGGCAGGTTATTGAGGCGGCAGGGCCGCAGCTTAAACTCATTGCTAATTTTGGGGCTGGTACCAATCATATTGATATGAAAGCAATTGGCGAAAAGAAAATTCCTGTGACGAATACTCCAGGGGTTTTGACAAATGATACGGCTGACTTGGCCCTATCGCTGCTGCTTGCTGTCCCGCGACGCATTCTTGAGGGTGAAAAAATCCTCCGTGAAGGCAAGTGGACAGGCTGGACTCCAACCTTTTTGATGGGCCAAAGATTACAAGGCAAGCGCCTGGGTATTGTGGGCATGGGGCGCATCGGGCAGGCAGTCGCGAAACGTGCCAAGGCATTTGATATCGCTGTTCATTATCATAATAGAAGCCGCCTCCCTCAGGAAATTGAAGCAGATTTAGAGGCTACATTCTGGGCAGATCTAGATCAAATGATTGGACGTATGGATTTCATCTCCATTAACTGTCCTCTCACGGAAGAGACACATCACCTTTTCAATCGTGAACGTCTCAAGAAGCTACAATCTCATGCGATTTTGATTAATACGGCACGCGGAGAGATTATTGATGAAGAAGCTCTTGCAGACATGCTTGAAATGAAGCGTATCGCAGGGGCAGGCCTTGATGTTTTTGAGCAAGAACCTGAGATCAACCCTAAGCTTTTGGAATTAGATAATGTTGTGCTCTTGCCGCATATGGGTAGTGCTACGATAGAAGGACGACAGGCAATGGGCGACAAAGTCTTGATCAACATCCAGAGCTTTATGGATGGGCATCGTTCTCCTGATCGTGTGATCCCTGAATAA